The genomic stretch AATCCCCATATCCTTCAGTATCTCAAAATCTTAACAACTGCAGGATGGATTGGTGCCACGTTTTGTCTAGACATTCACGATTCCTAAGTATGAAATCCTCCCtgacttcttttctttttattttatatttaaggaTTTGAGTGAAACCTCTAAAAAACTATTTGATATCTTTCCATGAAATGTGGTATATTCATGTTAAACCTCACGACTGACTGTAAAAAATTTGTTGATCTTTGGACTATTCTTCCAGTGCCGTTACAGGGTCAGACTATACACTTTGTCCAGTACTTTGTCATACCTAGCATATAATGACAGCTGTGTTTTGTAGCTGACCTAAAGCAGCTGAATATGGTCACAATCCTgagtgaggcaggagtgatatccctctgacaatttatgactgTGAACCTCTGTGACccactaaggtaaacaacaggagATGGTACAGGCCCTTGCCAACAagcactgcactgtcaagactccatttgataaagagcagatcACTGGCTCTTCACAAAGAAACCCCCCTTTTTGGTGCTTTACACCGTTCCATAAATTGCTTTCCCTTTTCAGACAAGACCTGAAaactatacaatgacttatgaactggtcttcataTCCTGTCCTTATATCCCTGCTAAATATATAACATGTGTGACCAGGCTTATACAGAACATCGTTGTCAGACTAcggtgtgatatagaagctgtgctattgtttatctgttatgcACTTTGAGggtttattgattttcatttatgatgtTGCTGAATTATTGACTCTGGTCAGTTAGTAAGTTTGTCATATGTTTGAagtttgctgggtggaaaaagaagtTGTTGTTCCCAccttagaaaaacattcttaaaacttacaacacaaTAGGTTACACTCTTGATTCACACATGACcagtgagatttaaaccaatcaccagcaaggatgcagaacttcctggaccaatcacatcgtgCCAAGCACAGTCATGGGActaaccagatggattcccccACCCGGCACAGCAAGATACAAAAAGACACtacacagacagaggagaaCTCTGAGAACTTGGAACTGAACACCTCCTgcagctgaccatctcacatcaaccaacttCATGAGAcgaccctgcagcagccagaaggAGAGCGAGGAAAGGCGACGAACGGACTCTAAGCCTGCAGCCCAGGAACCCACCAGCAAACTACTGCTAATTATTAAATGCTAACGTAAACAGGCTAAACTATGAACATTGTGATAAACTGGGCTAAACATCACCATTGTCACTGTTAGCACGATGGTGTTCATtcagtttaaaagtaaaatcagGGGTGTGTGCCTTTGCAGTCATATCAATAAAGCTAATTTCAATATGAATAAAGAAACAATGGCTAAACACAACATTCATGCAATATTATCTTCCTCCACAAAGGTAGGATTTGTATTACGATAAacagggaaagtgtgtgtgtgtgtgtgtgtgtgtgtgtgtgtgtgtatgtatactaACCTGCAAGGATGCATTGCTTGAATGAGCATCACAGCTACTCCATTAGCCAATTTATCAGTAAAACTCATGGCTCCATAAACAAATGCTCCACTTTGCTGCAGAGATGAACACCGAGGAAATTGTAAACGACTCATCAGTGAGGCCTTATTACATCTCCATCTCTGTCACAATCTTACCGTCTGATCAGCAATCAGCTCAGCAGTCATAGCGAGCGATATGACCAGGATGGTGGCTGACCCTGTCCCAAGCAGCACAGCTGCCCCATACACTTGCTGGCCCATTCTGTCATCCAGCAGCACCCAATAGGAAAAGgccattatcagcagcagtCCCACAAAGTAGGTGAGCTGGTAACAGACAAAGATCAGAATGAGAGGTTGACTGGTGCATTTACAGCTCTGGTGTAAATCAACACAATGTTCTGGGTAGTTCCTATTCATACCAATGTAGATATAGATTCAGATCACTTCAAACTGAAGTATTGTTTACTTAGCACTGAAACTACAGAGACCCAGTGAACTCTTGCCTCCCTGTGTATTCTGAGCTCTGAACATAATGTAAACAACCTGTAGTTGTTGTTTAAGGACATAGCTGATGGTGTGACCGATGCCTATCACAGTTTCCAGAAGTTCGTGGTGGTATAAGCAAATAGGTTCATTAGGTTGTTTTCACACCTAATAGTCTGGTAGACTCGGTTTGATTGGGGACCAAGCTGCCacatttgttacattttctGCTTGTCCAAGTTTGTTTTcacctcctgtctttttctcagtgcaactgtaaaccagacaacattgctggtctcaccactgtcttgtccacctttcctttcacacccttttgtcacacatcacacccgacactttcctccacccgttccaacctgcttgcactTACATGCTTACTACTTCATGTCATAAACTGAACAATGAAAAATTGAAAGTATCATAATGTGCAAAGGTGCAAAGGTATGGGAAATACAATTCTTTTCACAAGATCTCAGACCTTAAGAGATCTTGTTAGGCCCATGGCATTAATAATTGTCTTTGGGAAATCTTATTTCAAGTCAGAGTTGGAGATCTGAGCTGTAATTCAGAGCTCTGGAACCAGGCTGTGCTGAAAGGTGCTACTTACACATTTTCCAATGAGTTTACTCAGAGGTTTCATGATAAGGGAGGAAAGGAAGCCACTGAGATACATCACTAATGGGATTGTTGCTATGAACTTCTGTTGGAAGAAacgaggaaaagaaagaaataccttcagaacagaaatgtttcaAGTAAAATGCCAATATCAGACAGAATGATGTGTTACCTTGGGCAGCGCCAGAGTGTTGATTAGATACATTGAGATGTAGGTCTGAGACAGATTGACTATTAACCTGGTGGACATATAGAGTAAGGCCACCTACAGGGACACAGCAACACACGAATCAGTCAGCTAGTGAAAACTCACAACACTGTTTTCTTCAATGTTTCTGATTCAAGATGTTTCACAGAAATGCCAGAATTGTCAAGCTGTTAAAACAGGAACTGCTAAAGGAAAAATAGCTTTTTCTGTGGAACTAGTTCAGCCTTTGGTCTGTTTTATTCCGAGAGTAGCAGAGAACAATGTCTAGGTTAACTTAGTTAGAATCCATCTACCTGGTAGAAAGAAGGCTGCTGAAGCCAACATTTCCActgaagaagagaggagggggtCTGGGGATAACGAAGCAGGGGCCTCCACTcaccctcttcctcttcctccttcatcctccccttcccctcctcttcttGAGCCTCTCGCCCTTCTCCAGGCCTCCTTTCTGTGGTCCCCACATGGAAGAAGACGGAGGAGAGAACACCAATGCCCAGCACAATCAATGCAAGGTTCTGTAATTGAACACAATGCATGGAATTGAACTGTTATTTTCAGCAGCTCCACCTACTCATCTCAAACATTATACAGACAGGCATTAGAGCTTCTCACCCTGAAGACGAGGATATCTACTGGTCCAAGTGTATCGCTAAGTGGGTCATTGTTCTGTCCGGCCTGTGTGTGGAACAGCAAGTAGGCCACTGCGTATACTGTAATGTTGGCTATCACTGTAAATGCATATCTACAAATACACAGAGGAGAAACCACATATTCAGGAACTGTAGATTCCCCTGCCCTATGCACTGAAGGTGTGTATGAGGCATACCTATATGCAGTGAGTTCTACTTTAGCATGCTCACAGGTGACCAGCTCTGGAATGAGAGACAGGTGGGAGATCTGCG from Mastacembelus armatus chromosome 17, fMasArm1.2, whole genome shotgun sequence encodes the following:
- the LOC113134327 gene encoding major facilitator superfamily domain-containing protein 12-like isoform X3; this encodes MSDTEGSLPLLKRLSYAVGHFQNDLCASMWFTYLLVFYHSVLGFQNTNAGVLLLVGQIADAICTPLIGYESDRMPGCGNYGKRKTWHLVGTLSVVLSFAFIFNQCLGCNSLTPQWVSLTYFIPFITIFQFGWAATQISHLSLIPELVTCEHAKVELTAYRYAFTVIANITVYAVAYLLFHTQAGQNNDPLSDTLGPVDILVFRNLALIVLGIGVLSSVFFHVGTTERRPGEGREAQEEEGKGRMKEEEEEGEWRPLLRYPQTPSSLLQWKCWLQQPSFYQVALLYMSTRLIVNLSQTYISMYLINTLALPKKFIATIPLVMYLSGFLSSLIMKPLSKLIGKCLTYFVGLLLIMAFSYWVLLDDRMGQQVYGAAVLLGTGSATILVISLAMTAELIADQTQSGAFVYGAMSFTDKLANGVAVMLIQAMHPCSTVVCCPACVWFYHYIMVIVTGGVAIVAALALCSILIWPIRIRPRKSCSYTNICVI
- the LOC113134327 gene encoding major facilitator superfamily domain-containing protein 12-like isoform X2, producing the protein MSDTEGSLPLLKRLSYAVGHFQNDLCASMWFTYLLVFYHSVLGFQNTNAGVLLLVGQIADAICTPLIGYESDRMPGCGNYGKRKTWHLVGTLSVVLSFAFIFNQCLGCNSLTPQWVSLTYFIPFITIFQFGWAATQISHLSLIPELVTCEHAKVELTAYRYAFTVIANITVYAVAYLLFHTQAGQNNDPLSDTLGPVDILVFRNLALIVLGIGVLSSVFFHVGTTERRPGEGREAQEEEGKGRMKEEEEEGEWRPLLRYPQTPSSLLQWKCWLQQPSFYQVALLYMSTRLIVNLSQTYISMYLINTLALPKKFIATIPLVMYLSGFLSSLIMKPLSKLIGKCLTYFVGLLLIMAFSYWVLLDDRMGQQVYGAAVLLGTGSATILVISLAMTAELIADQTQSGAFVYGAMSFTDKLANGVAVMLIQAMHPCSTVVCCPACVWFYHYIMVIVTGGVAIVAALALCSILIWPIRIRPRGLPVISDDAARVN
- the LOC113134327 gene encoding major facilitator superfamily domain-containing protein 12-like isoform X1; this translates as MSDTEGSLPLLKRLSYAVGHFQNDLCASMWFTYLLVFYHSVLGFQNTNAGVLLLVGQIADAICTPLIGYESDRMPGCGNYGKRKTWHLVGTLSVVLSFAFIFNQCLGCNSLTPQWVSLTYFIPFITIFQFGWAATQISHLSLIPELVTCEHAKVELTAYRYAFTVIANITVYAVAYLLFHTQAGQNNDPLSDTLGPVDILVFRNLALIVLGIGVLSSVFFHVGTTERRPGEGREAQEEEGKGRMKEEEEEGEWRPLLRYPQTPSSLLQWKCWLQQPSFYQVALLYMSTRLIVNLSQTYISMYLINTLALPKKFIATIPLVMYLSGFLSSLIMKPLSKLIGKCLTYFVGLLLIMAFSYWVLLDDRMGQQVYGAAVLLGTGSATILVISLAMTAELIADQTQSGAFVYGAMSFTDKLANGVAVMLIQAMHPCSTVVCCPACVWFYHYIMVIVTGGVAIVAALALCSILIWPIRIRPHSSAVNDLKGMRKSGTVGLHRQHGHPCLTG